A section of the Venturia canescens isolate UGA chromosome 11, ASM1945775v1, whole genome shotgun sequence genome encodes:
- the LOC122418393 gene encoding phosphatidate cytidylyltransferase, mitochondrial, translating into MMEKVVAPLSHYKKILKDFPRNMMFCFAYGSGAFKQKNDPARNMLDLVFVVRNSNRWHAENMKRNSHHYAQPLRLMGHKAVANFQETWGAKIYYNTLITSSEGRLIKYGVISEISLVEDLLDWDSLYLAGRLHKPVQILVEPDENSQIGAALVRNLHSAVHAALLLLPEHFTESDLYREIAGLSYRGDFRMSFGEDKNKIINIVAPQIANFRELYAPILKQFDKYIEIPKSELAAVDCHQDTSPAARIHHLNHLPRKPQVKLVRAWSQGPRSKDTEDCLRAIAHDPDCSELLDESLREIVWKSSVSQSLKGILTAGFLKSVRYSGAKISKMLASQPGEQNVLRLAHQSGDDKIKPIYENIVKKENVEKEIPK; encoded by the coding sequence ATGATGGAAAAGGTGGTCGCGCCGTTGTCCCATTATAAGAAAATCCTCAAGGATTTTCCTCGCAATATGATGTTCTGCTTTGCCTACGGATCCGGTGCGTTCAAGCAGAAGAATGACCCTGCTAGGAACATGCTGGACCTCGTGTTTGTCGTACGCAACTCGAATCGATGGCACGCGGAAAATATGAAGCGAAACAGCCACCATTACGCTCAGCCCCTGAGGCTAATGGGCCACAAAGCTGTGGCAAATTTCCAGGAGACTTGGGGTGCCAAAATTTATTACAACACTCTGATAACTTCGAGTGAAGGACGCCTCATCAAGTACGGAGTAATCTCTGAAATCTCCTTGGTGGAGGATCTTCTTGACTGGGACTCGCTCTACTTAGCAGGGAGGCTCCACAAGCCGGTACAAATCTTGGTGGAGCCTGATGAAAACTCACAAATTGGTGCAGCCCTCGTGCGTAATCTTCACTCCGCTGTTCACGCCGCTCTTCTTCTATTGCCAGAGCATTTTACTGAGAGCGACTTGTACAGAGAAATTGCCGGACTCTCCTACAGAGGCGATTTCCGCATGAGCTTCGGCGAGGAcaagaataaaataatcaacATCGTAGCTCCTCAAATAGCCAACTTTCGGGAACTTTACGCACCGATCCTCAAGCAGTTTGATAAATACATTGAAATTCCAAAGAGCGAACTGGCTGCGGTCGATTGCCATCAAGACACGAGTCCTGCCGCAAGGATTCACCATTTAAATCATTTGCCCCGGAAACCCCAAGTCAAGTTGGTTCGAGCTTGGTCCCAAGGCCCCCGGTCAAAGGACACGGAGGATTGTTTGAGGGCCATCGCACACGATCCCGATTGCAGCGAACTTCTGGATGAATCGCTTAGAGAAATTGTCTGGAAATCCAGCGTGTCGCAGAGTCTTAAAGGAATTCTCACCGCCGGCTTCCTCAAATCCGTTCGTTACAGCGGTGCCAAAATTAGCAAAATGCTAGCGTCGCAGCCGGGAGAGCAAAATGTTTTGAGGCTTGCGCACCAATCGGGCGATGATAAAATAAAACCTATTTATGAGAACATtgtgaagaaagaaaatgttgaaaaagaaataccAAAATGA
- the LOC122418123 gene encoding zinc finger CCCH domain-containing protein 13 produces the protein MTTMDSDSASQDSDDGRRFRFEATRKDSNSGIDTRRKKSLSPRRQEPARRSRSREHKNRQRHDRSRERQEQHRKRREFRDSGGRESSKNSRTLDRLVPHSAHRSSSPKYDRRESRNYENKRSREYSSQDRKDSSERRDRHRDSKRFSRDRSRDRNSQSSSTKTNDFPRSRDHNCEDSGSSKKSRSIEPGKSSEDNPAKRESNAQEYKELNLSDFDIISDTEEITSDESSSRRSRDREKSQTSENDDDLKRKVSKHHYERLLKRQATKRRRSSEDLNCPKQINGTGEPSEVPNFSLNDKRIKDPKMDISTEKIGSREDLAYESDGEVVDELSWGPALPPNKERDEKASRSRDSPTFQSSDKKVEKNARILGPELPLNFRPCDHSNDEETEDTFGPVLPPHLSSRKNIEEDKAADSASEDNDDYVGPLPMDHPAMENDMVQHQLEMRARRLKAELAACDKEEEKKREEWMTELPPAKGVNLGLGPRKFRIRPAPDMSDRSSWTDTPVDRARKRMEKLENKSVPEPTISKERVRETRHEAEKSQRHPKSLLEIHQKKMHKKKKKEEKEAKKNGKKTERRPFDRDVDLQANRFDEARKKSMFLHARHLDDRFSRGKI, from the exons ATGACGACGATGGATTCGGATTCGGCGAGCCAGGACAGCGACGACGGTCGTCGTTTTCGTTTCGAGGCGACTCGAAAGGATTCGAATTCGGGTATTGATACGCGGCGGAAAAAGAGTTTGTCCCCTCGTCGGCAGGAACCGGCGAGACGATCGCGATCGCGGGAACACAAGAACCGTCAGCGGCACGATCGGTCTCGAGAGCGGCAAGAGCAGCACCGAAAGAGGCGGGAATTCAGGGATTCGGGGGGACGAGaaagttcgaaaaattctcgGACTCTCGACAGGCTGGTGCCACACTCGGCGCATCGTAGCTCTTCGCCGAAATACGATCGTCGGGAGTCTCGAAACTACGAGAATAAACGGTCCCGGGAATATTCCTCGCAGGACAGGAAAGACTCGAGCGAGAGACGCGACAGGCATCGGGACTCGAAGCGTTTTTCACGGGATCGTAGTCGCGATAGAAACTCCCAAAGCTCGAGCACAAAGACGAATGATTTTCCACGCTCCCGGGATCACAATTGCGAGGACTCTGGATCGAGCAAAAAATCTAGGTCGATCGAACCGGGCAAAAGTTCTGAGGATAATCCTGCTAAGAGGGAATCAAATGCGCAGGAATACAAAGAACTGAATCTCTCAGATTTCGACATCATTTCCGACACTGAAGAAATCACTTCGGACGAATCCAGCTCCCGGAGGTCTCGCGACCGAGAAAAGTCCCAAACATCCGAAAACGATGACGATCTCAAGAGAAAAGTGTCGAAGCACCATTACGAACGTTTGCTCAAAAGACAAGCGACGAAGAGGCGTCGGAGCAGCGAAGACCTGAACTGCCCCAAGCAAATCAACGGAACCGGTGAGCCCAGCGAAGTaccaaatttttcactcaaCGATAAGAGAATCAAGGACCCGAAGATGGATATTTCAACCGAAAAAATAGGGAGTCGCGAGGATCTCGCTTACGAATCCGACGGTGAAGTCGTGGACGAGCTGAGCTGGGGCCCAGCGTTACCGCCGAATAAGGAGCGGGACGAAAAAGCCTCGCGATCTCGCGACAGTCCCACTTTCCAAAGTTCAGataaaaaagttgagaaaaatgcAAGAATCCTCGGACCAGAATTACCCCTTAATTTTCGTCCTTGCGACCACTCCAACGATGAAGAAACCGAAGACACTTTTGGCCCAGTCTTGCCACCTCATTTAAGCTCTCGGAAGAATATTGAGGAGGATAAAGCTGCGGATTCTGCGTCGGAAGACAACGACGACTATGTTGGTCCTCTGCCGATGGACCATCCCGCCATGGAAAATGATATGGTTCAACATCAACTAGAAATGAGAGCGAGGAGACTCAAAGCTGAATTGGCTGCGTGT gataaggaggaagagaaaaaacgtgaaGAATGGATGACCGAACTGCCACCTGCGAAAGGTGTGAACCTCGGGCTTGGGCCCCGGAAGTTTAGGATTAGGCCAGCTCCGGATATGTCGGACAGATCGTCCTGGACCGATACACCAGTCGATAGAGCTCGAAAGCGAATGGAAAAG TTGGAAAACAAATCAGTTCCTGAGCCAACGATAAGTAAAGAGAGAGTTCGAGAGACTAGGCACGAAGCAGAGAAATCGCAGAGGCATCCAAAATCCTTGCTGGAAATtcaccagaaaaaaatgcacaagaaaaagaag aaggaagaaaaggaggcaaagaaaaatggcaaaaaaactgagcgacGACCCTTCGATCGCGACGTGGACCTTCAAGCGAATCGTTTTGACGAGGCACGAAAGAAAAGTATGTTTCTTCACGCTCGACATCTCGACGATCGATTTTCCCGTGGCAAAATTTGA
- the LOC122418110 gene encoding E3 ubiquitin-protein ligase RNF13-like: MPQCCHSHRDQIWLTFLTVCIACAGADILVFSSISRHQIEAEFRDAPARFGGLIPSEGIQGMVTYADPPTACHAIASPPSNATFDGNWIVLISRYNCSFEVKIRMAQQAGFDAAIVHNVNDSELIPMSAKDPMGITIPSVFVSDISGLILKQNYLYNHMYFVLINDDLPFNINTHLLLPFAIVVGICFLVMVIFMVVRCIKDRRRQRRHRLPNSSLKKIPTHKYTKGDPYETCAICLDDYIEGEKLRVLPCAHAYHTKCIDPWLTKNRRVCPVCKRKVFAANERVVTDSESDSDADDSTPLIRDGHQGTQGGTFAPQRENPFTRSENLFSRSERPRRSHRRGSNASSNSGNSSTSIAGITDSSESSITESGSSRVGGTSSAGLFLISDTHSINGEPPILERSASSTKPHTVNMYSETDEFPAAIVHVEPLHNSWHSAISATSSEQLSSTTAPGPEEETNDPVA; this comes from the exons atgcCACAGTGTTGTCACAGTCACAGAGATCAAATATGGCTGACTTTTTTGACCGTTTGCATTGCTTGCGCAGGCGCAgacattctcgttttttcgtcCATATCTAGGCATCAAATTGAAGCAGAATTTAGGGATGCTCCTGCCAGATTTGGGGGCCTCATACCCTCTGAAGGGATCCAG GGGATGGTCACTTACGCTGATCCACCAACGGCGTGTCACGCGATAGCCAGTCCTCCAAGCAACGCCACATTTGATGGCAATTGGATAGTCTTAATATCGCGGTACAATTGCAGTTTTGAGGTTAAAATCCGCATGGCACAGCAGGCTGGATTCGATGCAGCAATCGTGCACAACGTGAATGACAGCGAATTGA TTCCAATGTCTGCTAAAGATCCCATGGGAATAACAATACCGTCAGTATTTGTCAGTGACATATCCGGGCTCATActgaaacaaaattatttgtaCAATCACATGTATTTTGTCCTGATCAACGACGATCTTCCCTTCAACATAAATACCCATTTGTTATTGCCGTTCGCAATCGTCGTCGGCATATGTTTCCTAGTCATGGTTATATTCAtg GTCGTCAGATGTATCAAGGATAGAAGACGACAACGTAGGCACAGGTTGCCGAATTcaagcttgaaaaaaattcccacGCACAAATACACGAAAGGCGATCCTTATGAAACTTGCGCCATTTGCCTCGACGATTATATCGAGGGCGAAAAGTTGAGGGTTCTGCCCTGTGCCCATG CCTACCACACAAAATGTATAGATCCTTggttgacgaaaaatcgacgaGTGTGTCCAGTGTGCAAACGGAAAGTGTTTGCAGCCAATGAAAGAGTGGTAACGGACAGCGAGAGTGACTCTGATGCGGATGATTCGACTCCGTTGATCCGGGACGGTCACCAAG GTACGCAAGGCGGAACATTCGCGCCGCAGCGTGAGAACCCTTTTACGAGGAGTGAGAATCTGTTCTCGCGGAGCGAGAGGCCAAGAAGGAGTCATCGGCGAGGTTCGAACGCGTCGAGTAACAGCGGAAACAGTAGCACGAGTATCGCCGGAATCACCGATTCCTCCGAATCCTCAATCACGGAAAGTGGAAGTTCGCGAGTCGGCGGGACTTCGAGCGCTGGACTTTTCCTCATATCCGATACCCACAGCATTAAcg GCGAACCTCCGATTCTTGAACGTTCTGCGAGCAGTACAAAGCCCCACACGGTCAACATGTACAGCGAGACGGATGAGTTCCCAGCAGCGATCGTTCACGTCGAGCCATTGCATAATTCTTGGCACAGCGCCATTTCGGCAACTTCGAGTGAACAATTATCTTCGACGACGGCCCCCGGCCCCGAGGAAGAAACGAATGACCCGGTCGCTTGA